AGGAAGTCCAAGGCCGTAGCCGAAGTGATGACCTTCATGGTGGAGGCGGTCGCCAATCCGACGTTCTCATTTGCTGCGAATACAGTCTGGCCTGTTTTTGCGTCGAAAACGGTCAATGAGCTCAAACCATTTCTGAGGTTTTCCTGATTTTGAAATTGCGTGAATGCATCCTGAATTTTACTACGAAGATCCTGCGCATATACTGGCGTAGCAACGGTCGTTAACGTGTAGGCAGAAAAAGCAATGGCACTTAGCACAAATTGGTTCATATATCATGTTTTATAGTCCTATGGTATATCCAGCTTATCTTCGATAAGCTTGTTGACACGGTTATTTTTTATTCGTGTTTGAAAATCATGGATATTCCTTTGGATGTATTGTCATTACTGGGACGCTGCCAATTTTAGGGAAAAGCGTCCGCTGTAGTTCGTTTGTTTTATTTGGCTTAAAGTTAGGCATTCGACCCTAAAAAATCCTAACTTGCATAAAATTGTATAGACGACATGAAGCATATCGAAAAATTAGCTGCCATTCGTGAGGCGATGAAGGTTCAGGGAATCGATGGATATATCATTCCATCTTCAGATCCTCATATTAGTGAATATCTACCGGAGCGTTATAAATGTATTGCCTGGGCGTCTGGTTTTACCGGATCAGCAGGGACGTTGGCAATCACACAGGATTTTGCCGGCCTTTGGACCGATTCTCGTTATTTTGTCCAAGCAGCAGAGCAATTGGCGGGAACAGGCTTTGAATTGGTGAAATTGAAAGTGCAAGGTGCAGCGGAGTATGCAGATTGGTTGGGCGAACAGTTGGGCGCTGGTGCTAAAGTTGCTTTTGACGGCAATCTCGCTTCTTTATTAGTGGCTCAATCTGTTCAGCATACTTTGGAGCCTTTGGAGATCAAAGTAGATGGTCATGTTGACCTGTTGTCGTCATTATGGGAAGGACGACCAGCGCTGCCTAAGGCACAGGCCTACCTGCTGGGTGAAAATATTACGGGACAGTCGACGGTTTCTAAAATTGAAGCTGTTCGTGCGGAGATGAAAAAGAATAGAACGGAAGCTCATCTGATCTCATCTTTGGATGACTTGGCCTGGTTATTAAACATCCGTGGTCAAGATGTACCATGTAACCCTGTTGTTTTGGGATTTGTATTTATTACCCCAGAAAATGCAACGCTTTATATCGAACCTTCGAAGTTGACAACTCAGGCAACTGAAGAACTTAAAGGCTATGGAGTAAGTGTTTCGGCTTATGAAGATATTTTTAAAGCGATTCCTTCATTGGATGTTGCTTCAATTTTAATTGATCCTAAACGTACCTGTTTTGCTGTTTACGATAGCATACCTAAACAGGTTAAGATTGTTGAGAAAATAAACCCCTCGACAAGTTTAAAAGCGATTAAGAACAAGGTTGAAGTTGAAAATAACCGCCATACCTTTGTGAAAGACGGTATAGCGTTGACGCGTTTCTTCAAATGGTTGGAAGAAAATGTCTCCTCTGGTGAGCTTTCCGAATTATCTATTGCGGAGAAATTACGTGGATTTCGCGAAAGTCAAGATGGTTTTGTCGACGTCTCATTCACGACAATTGCGGGATACTTGGATCACGGTGCCCTACCGCATTATTCAGCCAATGAAAAATCGAACTATATATTACAACCTAAAGGTTTACTATTGGTCGATTCTGGCGGACAATATACTACTGGTACAACGGATATTACAAGGGTGGTAACGCTTGGTGGTCTTACGCAGGAGGAAAAAGAGGATTATACGCTTGTACTCAAGGGAACAATAGAAGGCTCTCAGGCCATTTTCCCTACTGGAACCCGCGGCTACCAGATCGATGCCATTACGCGTCGCCCATTGTGGGAAACATTACGCAATTATGGACATGGTACAGGACATGGCGTCGGTTTCTTCCTAAACGTTCACGAGGGGCCGCAAGTGTTCAATGCAGCTGCAATAGATGTTGCTGTTGAACCAGGGATGATTACATCGATCGAGCCCGGATTGTATCGCGTAGGCAAACATGGTATCCGCATTGAAAACCTTGTGTTGACCCGTAAAGCGGGTTCTTCCGAATTTGGAGACTTTCTGGATTTTGAGACACTAACAATATGTTATATCGCAACTGATTTAATCGAAAAATCCCTATTGGATAAGAAACATATTGCTTGGTTGAATAACTATAATCAGTGGGTGTTTGATCAATTATCGACTCATCTTACTGCTGAGGAAAAGAATTGGTTGGCAGACAAGTGCCAGGCGATTTAACACTCAAAAGAGATAACGACAGTGGTTATCCGCTGGGCACAACACGAAGTTGCCAACATAAACGGCCCCCCACTCATTAGGTAAAAAAGGTTTGGGGGGCCTTTTTTTAATCGGGTTTTTTCAAAATCTCATAAATGGATTCTTTTCCAAAAGGTTTCAGAATAAAACCGCTTATAAAAGGGTAATTTGCCAGTTGCTCCTGATCGTTTTTGCTCGTGGAGGAACTGACAATAAAAATGTTGGTTTGCTTGATGAAGTCGGTCCGGTTTTCAAGCACATCCATTAACTCCCAACCAGTCATAAATGGCATATTGATGTCCACAAAGAGTATTGCTGGCATCAACGACTGGCTGAGGTCATTGTTATCCAAAAAATCCAATGCGTCCAGGGCATTTTGGAAGGAATGAAAGTCAATCTCGTATTCGGTAAATCCCTGTAGCATATGGGCGAAAATAGTCCGTAAAATGGCATTATCATCAATGAGAATGATCGTTCTTTTGGTTTCAGGAGTCATGGTCTTTTTGATTAATAATTGTTTTTCATCGTGTCAATAAACCTCATCTTCGTTTTGATTGACAGCGCAGTTTTTCTTTCACTCTTTTATTTATGAGATCACGCTGTCCAGGATCGTAGCAGTTATTTTCTGCTAACAGGATTGAACGCTGATTTTTTATTATAGCTGTATCAGCGGATCTGTATATGCTTTTTCTAAAAATTTGACATAAAAGGTGCTACCCGAATCGATTTTACTTTGTACATCGATCTTTCCGCCCAATGATTCGATCTGATATCTAATGAGGAACAATCCGACACCTTTACTCTCAAATCCACGGTGAAAAACCTTTTTGAACATAAACAGCTCCGATTTGTATTTTGGCAAGTTAATACCCAATCCGTTGTCTTTAACCGTTAATAACGTTCCTTCTTGTTCCTGATGCGTATGTATTTCGATCTTAGGGGCTCGGTCTGTCGCTGTAAATCGGAGCGCATTACTGATGAGGTTGCTGAAAATACTTTCCAGATAAATCTTAGGATAATAAATGTCTTTTACATTGAATTCGATGGAAATTATTGCATTTTTTTGCTGTATTTCTTCCATAAATTGCTGCTGCACTTTTTTGAATATATCTAAAAAATTACATTGTTCATAAATCAGTGAATTGTTTGATTTGATATCAAGTATTCCGTCCAAATTATGTAACGTTTCAGTCAGATCGTCACTGCTAGTATGCAGCAGGTTCATAAAATCAGCCTTTATTTTTTCATCATGCGTTAACTTAATTTCGGCAATAAGCATCTGTATATTGCTGAGTGGGCCTTTTAGGTCATGAGCGAGGATGTTCGCAAATTCTTCCAGTTGCCGTATTTTGGTTTCAAGATCTATTTTGACTAAATCCGATTCAATTTTTTGCCTTTTTAGGATTTCGATATTCTTTTTTGATTCGGAAATATCCTGAACCTGGACGATGAGAAATTGTGCGGTATTGGTATTATCAAAAACTGCCGCAACCGTTACAGAACACCATACAAAATGGCCTAATTTATGTATATAGCGTTTTTGAAGCGTAAATGCGTCGATTTCACCCCTGACAAGTTTTTCTCTAAGTTCAACATCTTTGTTTATATCATCGGGGTGCGTCCTATCAGTAAACTTGGTTTTCGACATTTCTTCATGCGAATAACCAAGAATTTTGGTTAACATATTATTGGATTCTATGGAGTAGCCTTCGAGACTTGTCAATGAAATTCCCAGACCTGATAAATAAAATGCTTGATTAAACTTGTGTTCATTGAATTTACTTTTTTCATTGGACTCGACTTGTTTTGTAATGTCGGAAATAACCAGGGCTACCCGGTTCTGAGCCCTATGTATGGGTTTAATCTGTAAACGATACCATTTGTCCTTGTGCTCGTTTAAATTGGATTGAAAATCCATCTTAAGTTCGCGGTCCAATTTTAATGAATTTTGTATTAATTGGACAGTGGGTATAGCAAGATCTGGCGGAAAGAGTTCTGTGAGACTCTTGTTTAGAAATTCTTCGGGACTGTAGAACAAGAGATCTGGATTGTTGGTCCAGTAGTTTTTAAATACCCCGGCATCGGTTACCTCAAATACGAGATCATTTAATGAGGCAACAAGCAATTGAAGTTGGTGTTGCTTATCTTCCAGGACGCGGTTTTTATTGACCAATTTCGATACATCTATTAATGAAATTAAAAGACCTTTTTTATTGTCTTCTATCATAACATGAACATCGAATTGATACCATTTAAACTCTTGATCCTTTTTTCGTCCTAGGATAATTTCATTTTGGTCTTGGTTTTTGGAAAGAGCAGTAAAAAATGGCGTTTCTGAAGGCGACAATACCGAAAGATCATCTGCTCTGTAAAACGTAATTAATTGATGTATTTTGTAGGTATCTGCCGTACTATCGAGGTCTAAAAGTTCTTGAGCCCTTTTGTTGAATAGTAAAATAGTGCCATCATCTGTGGTCGTGATTGTTCCCTCCAACCTTGTATTTACAGTTTGATCAAAAAGCATAGATAAAGAGTCCCGCTGCTGATGCATTATTCAACCATATTTAGGGTTAATTTTCTCATTTAAAAGTATAAGCAACTCATTGAGTACTTAATTTGCAAAATTGGTAACTTTTACCCCAAAATAATAAATAAATATTAAAATATGTAACTTTTTATATAAAATACTAGCAGGTATATTGTTATGCATACATAACAATATACCTGCTAGTATTTTACCTCTTCTGTGCCTAAGACCTTCTGTCTAATTCTTAATTTTTTCTAGCCACATCCAGTTGAACCAAAGTGGTTGTACTTGTTTACTATTAAAGGTGATGATATACTTTCCGGGCTTATCGAATTTAAATTTGCCGATGCGGTTTTCGACAAATTCTTCTGTATAATTGTTTTCATTGGGCTCGACCACCATTTTGTTTGTAGGAGCAAAACTTCCTTCCAACCGCTGATTGGTCGTGCTGACTTCAAAAACACTGTTTTCTTTATTGGGATTATGTGCTGAAAAATCGAGTGAGTAGACGCCAGCTTCGGGGATGGTTACCTCCCAATCGATCTTAGTATCCCCCGTCAGGATCGCATGCGTTGGATTTTTGCCGTTATAGCGTACAATTTTGAGTCCTTGGTTCAGGCTATTGGTTGATTTCAATGAAAAGCCACCAAAGGTTGATTCTGAGACCGTATTTTTGTCTAGTTCCACCGGCCCATTAAAGGTTAATTTAACTTCTGAAACATAATGATCCGGCTGCGCGTCAGGCAATTGGATATGGATTAAACTGAGACTCTGATCAAATTTTAGTGCCGTTGATACACTTCCCTTCATCAGGGAAACCTGTTCTGGTGTCGATTTGATTCCTGTAATCCGAAGTGTATGGTCTAAGGGCCAATTAAAGACGTGTGCATACACGACTGTTTTTTGCCCTTCTTTTTTGGTTGTCAGGTAACCCCAATCGAACTGGTTGTTTTTTAGATCAAGGCCGGTGCTGCCGTAGATGCCTTCTCCGTATGTGTTTAGCCAATTTCCGACTTCGTGCAGACGACTGACACTTTCGTAGGGCACTGTTCCATTGGCACGTGGTCCGATATTTAAGGTGAACCCGCCGTTGAGACTTACATTGGAGATTAAGGACTGGAAAATTTGACTGGTTGATTTCCATTCATTTTCCTGGCCATTGTATCCCCAAGAATGGGCAATCGTCCCAGGGGTTTCCCAGGGATGGTTAATATAATTGCTGCCAAATTGGTTGTCACCTAATGTCTCGAAATCCACATTCTCTGCATCCGTAGGAAGACCTAGACGTGAATTAATCAGGCAATTAGGTTGAAGTTCACGGATAAGTTTGACAACTTGAAGTAATTGTTCTTTTTTAATAATAGATTTTTGATAAGGGATCCACATGTCGAACCATATCAATGCAATATCGCCATAATTGGTCATCAGTTCGCGCAGTTGAGGGATGACTTTTTCTTGCCAATATTGATTGTATTGGGCATCGGTAACATGTCCCGACAGCTCCTGCTGATGGTTCCAACCGTATGGATGTTCCCAGTCAATCCAATGTGAATAATAAAAACCCAATTTCATGCCGTGCTTTCTACAGGCTACTGCAATATCTTTGATGACATCCCGATTGGAACCACTCAATTGTGGAAGGCTATAATGACCAACTTTTGTGTCCCAAAGAGCAACACCATCGTGATGTTTGGCGGTGATGATAATGTATTTCATCCCAGCTTCTTTTGCTAGAAGAACCCATTGCTCAGGATCTATTTTACTCCAGTCGAAACGTTTTGCCAAGGTACCGTATTCTTCTTTGGAGACGCGGTTGCGATATCTTAACCACTCGGCATAGTTATTCATATAACGCAAAGGTTCGCCCTTCCACATGCCTTCAGCAGCACTGTATAGTCCCCAATGAATGAACATGCCAAAGCGGGCATCTTTAAACCATGAGGCTTTTTCAGAAGTTTGTGCAAATAGTTTGGCCGAAATACTGAATAGCAATAATGACAGAATCAGTAGTCGCTTGATTGATGGTATCATAAAGGTTGTTCTGTTTTTTGACTTACAAGATAGGCAAAAAATCGAATATCGATCCTTAAATCGGTTTTGAAGTGGCTGTGAGGTATGGAGTGTAGTTTTTGAAAAAATTGAAAACCCTTCGTATTTAAACGAAGGGTCTTTGTTTAGTATTAAAGCTTTAACGCGATTATTTCAAGTTAAAGGCCTGGATAATCTTTTTAAAAACGGCTGTATTGTTGTAGATGCCAATAAAATTTTGCGCACCTGGTCCATAAGCAAAGACAGGTACCATAATATTGGTATGATCATCGCTGCTGAAATTGCCCCTAACAGTTCCCTTTTTATAATTGGCATCCAACAGGGATAGTCCTCCCGTTTCGTGATCTGCCGTGACAATGACGAGTGTTTCACCATCTTGATCCGCAAATTTTAGGGCTTCCCCGACAAGCCGATCAAAGTCATGCTGTTCGGTAACAACATAAGGGAGATCGTTGGCATGGGCTCCATAGTCAATCTGTGCACCCTCGGCCATGATAAAGAAGCCATTTTTATTTTTAGACAAAAGCTCAATCGTTTTTGAGAGGGAAGTTTTTAGCATTTCTCCCCGTCCATCGAGTATTCTTCTTGTCGCAGAATCCGCCAGGAGTACGAGCTGTTTGCCTGATGTCGCTTTTTCAAAATCACCTAAATTTTGCTGAAGCTGATAACCTTTTGCTGTCAGTTGCTTCATCAGCGTGTTATCCTTGTTGTTGAGGAAGCTTTCGCGACGGGATCCAACGAGAATATCCACATGGCTATTTTTGAAATCTGCCGCAATTTCCTGCGACATGGTCCGATCGATCTGATGTGCATAAAATGCAGCCGGAGTAGCATCTGTAATATCTCCCGCACTGATGATACCGCTTTTGATCCCGTGTTGAGCAAGTGTATCAGGAATAGCGCTCAACAATTTACCGTCTGCATCCACGCCAATGTAACGGTTATTGGTTTTATGTCCAGTAGCCAAAGCTGTCCCGCCCGCAGCGGAGTCTGTAAAATCCGAGTTGGATGCTTCGGTGCGCGAAAGACCAATATGTTTCATATTGATGATATTGGACTGACCAAAATTGGCACTTAAACCTGCTTGTATTTGGGCTAAGCCCATTCCATCACCAATAAGTAAAATAACATTCTTGACCTTGCTCGTTGCACCATCATTTTTATAGGTTGGCTGATAGGGAATGTAGGCCTTTGGATTTGCGTATTCGACTTTAGCGTTGTTTAAATAGAAATTCTTAAGTGCAGTAGGGTGGTCTGTATTGATCCAGTCTACCCCCATATGACCAAGCTCTTTCCAACTATTGGGACTATCTTTCGTAGCCCAAAAACGAAAGGGTTTACCTAATTTATGCGCTTTGTCTATTACAGATTTCATCTTTTCAAGGTCGGGCGGAGTGGGAGTCCCTTTGCCATTCCAGACAGAATACTGCTTAATATCCTGACTGATCATCCCAATATGTTTGAGCTGTGCCGGCGTATAGTCTTTTTCCGGCCTACCATCAAAATAAATCATCGATGGATAATTGTCGAACTTTTCGGGCGGTGGGATTTCACCGCTGACGACGATTTTAATGGCGGAAGGATTTTTCTGCTGGTCGAAAACAGATTCGTTGCCCTTCAAATCGGCTAACAATTTAGACAATACCTGTTCGTAATTTTCCTTAATATCAATCACAAGCTGCAAGGTTTGCTCAGGTTTGGCATAAGGTTTATTGCCGTTCTCCTTAAAGAAGGCAATTAAAGGGTCGATGTAAAGTTTTTTTAACGTCTTCCCTGGTTTGATTTCGCTGCTTTCATGAGCAACGTAGAGCTCTCCATTGCGGTAGAAGACGTCCGCTTCGATAGAGCCCATTCCAGCATAGTAAGCCTCCAACAGCGGAATTTGTTGTTTGTAATCATTGTGGCTATGACCTGCATTGGCAGTCAGTTTCTGTTGTGCAGAAACTGACTGAATGCTTAGGCCGGCAAATAACAGCCACATTAATTTAGTGTTTTTTACCATCCTGCATTTTGTTTAATGACGCCGGAACTGTTGTCGATCTCGCGTTGTGGAACTGCCCAGACATCATGTACTTGCGGATTGAAATTTCTAGCCGGCCAAATTACAGCACCATCAAAATCGTGTAGCGGTTTGGCATAGGTAGCTTGCGCATCGCCCCATCTGACCAAATCGCGGTGACGGTCTGCCCATTCACCAGCAAGTTCATTGCGGCGCTCACGTTTTAGGTCTACGAGGGTCATTCCGCTTTTTGCGATTAAACCAGCTCTTTTTCTAATTTTATTTAATTCGGTATCACCAGCACCAGCGCCATTTAAATTAATGGCCGCCTCAGCTTTAATCAATAATACTTCGGCATAACGCATCAAGGGTACATTGAGGTCTGTAGTGCCGTTGTCACCATTTGGATTGACATGTGTTGGAATAGGGTTGGCATATGAAAATGGTTCCATGTACTTTTTGAACTGATAGTTCGAAGTCGCGCCACCGTCTTTAGTAAATGTACGTTCTGCGCCAAAAAACTGGAATTTGTCTCCTGGTTTCAAGATTGTTGCTTCACGACGCAAGTCACCTGTTTCAAAAGAATCGTAAAGTTCTTTTGTCGGCAGATAGTAACCCCAGCCGTTGTAAATTCCCCAAGCTTTGTTGGTCAACATCACACCTGGAAGTTTGCTGCCCCAGCCAGTACCGCCACCATTAGGTGTACAGACCACCGACCAGATATATTCTTTGGACCAGTTGTTGGCGGCTTTAAACACATCCACAAAGTTGGTCAATAATTCATGTTTGCCCGAACTGATCACCATATCCGCGTACTTCGCTGCATTGGTATAATCTTTTTTGTACAGATACACTTTTGATAAATAGGCCCATGCAGCTGTTTTGTGGGCTTTACCATAATCGGTATCCTTCATCTCAGAAAAATAAGGAAGGTTGTCGGCCGCTTTTAATAGCAGTGAAATGATGTAATCGTAGTTTTCATTAACGTTGTTGGCTCTGGCTACCGGAACGGAAGCATCTGTTTCAGGTGTAACAATAGGAACACCCGCTTTGTCGTTACCATAGTTTGCGGCGAGCTGAAAATAAACCAGGCCTGCATTGAAATAGGCGTCACCAATGATCTGTTTTTTTCGAGCTTCATCCATGGAGATATTGGGAACATTCACAATAATATCGTTGGCCCTTTTTATAATCGCATAACGCATGCTCCATTGCGATTCTGTATAACCGCCACCGATGTAATTGCGGTTGAAATTTTTGATATTGTCGGCTTCGGGTTTGTTACGTCCGGTCACCATGTCGTCACTGGCATTAATAAACCAGAACATTCCACGACCATAATAATCCTCTTCGTTGTACTTTTCATACATACCAGCTTCTGCTTTGATCGCATCTTGTTCCGTTTTCCAGAAATTCTGTGCAGACGGGGAGCCCTCTGGCGTTATATCTAACTGTTTGTTGCACGATGCAAAAAATGCTAGTGCAGCTATTGCAAGGTATTTTATATTCGTTTTCATTTTTTTTTTTTTATTTTTTAGGGCAGATAAGTATAACTTATCTGCATTGTTTTAAGATTAGAAATTGACATTTAAACCAACAATAAAGCTTCGGGCTTGTGGATAACGGCCGACATCAAGACCATTGTTATCCATCCCAATTTCTGGGTCAAAACCTGTATATTTTGTAATGGTGAACAGATTATTGGCCGTTGCATAAATGCGTACGTTACCCGTCTTAAATTTGCTTGCAATTGATTTTGGTAAAGTGTAGCCTAATGTAACGTTACGAATGCGGAGGTAAGAACCGTTTTCAATGTAAAAATCAGATGCATTGAAGTTTCCGTTAGCATCTGAGGTGGAAATGATTGGCACTTTACCGTTTGGATTTTCTGGAGACCAGGCATCCAAAATACCCGTTAACTTATTGTAAGAAGGGCCGCTTGCACTATACGTTGTTCTTTTGATAGCGTTGAAAAGCTTGTTGCCTTGAACCCCCTGAGCAAAAATATTGAAATCAAAATCCTTATAATTCGCATTAAAGCTCAATCCATAAGAGAAATCCGGGTATGCACTGCCCGCAAAATAACGATCTTCAGGTCCGATTGAACCATTGCCATCAATGTCTACAAATTTGAAATCTCCCGCTTTTGCATTCGGCTGAATTTTTTGTCCATTGGCGTTTTTGTAATTATCAGCTTCGGCTTGACTCTGGAAGATACCATCTGTTTTGAGCACATAGTAGCTGTAGAGCGGTTGACCGACGGTAATAGAGAGCGGAGCCAATTCATTTCTGAAATTAGTACCCACAGCAATGGTGTTCAAGCCCGGTGCTAATTCTTCAACCTTGTTGTTTAATTTGGTTAAGGTTGCATTGATGGAATATGTAAAGTCGGAATTTCTTGAACTATTGTAGGTCAATCCTAGCTCAATACCCCTGTCTTTGACTAAACCCGCGTTGATCGTTTGACTATTTAAGCCTGCTGTACCTGGTAGTGAACGGGTTAAGATCATTTTATTTGTTTCCTTAATAAAATAATCGGCGACTAAGTTAAAATGGTTGAAAATTCCCAAATCTAAACCTATATTAGTCTGTTTACTTTCTGCCCAAGTGAGGTTCTTGTTGGCCAGAATCGTTTGTACGTATCCTTTTTGTAAGGTTGGTGTTTGACCGAAATAACTTTGTGTCGATGCTAGTAGCGGGTTGACAGCTGCAGCTGACAAACTACCGAGATTACCTAAAATACCATAGCTACCGCGTAATTTTAATTGATCTAACCAGGTTGCTGATTTTAAAAACTCTTCTTTGCTGATTACCCATCCTGCTGATGCAGAAGCGTAGTTTTTAAATCTATTTTCCTTTGTCAACATGGATGACCCATCGCGTCTACCAATCAACGATAATAAATATTTATCATTGTAACTGTAGTTTGCTCGTAAGAATAGCGAGGATATTGCTGTTGAAGCGTAGCCACTTTCTGAAGGTTGAATGGTATTGGCATTTGTTAAATAACGGTATTGTTTGGACTCATCATCAAAGCCTGCCCCGGAAGTATATAGATAGGTGTTTTTTGTCTTTTGGAAGGTATAACCACCGGTTAGGTCAAGTTGATGCTTGTCGAAAGAAGTTTTGTAATTTAAAACTTGTTCTGCAAGGATATCGTTTGCATCATCAGCTCGTTCAACTAGACTATTGCTCAAAACGGGTTTACCTATTTCAGGACGTCGTGGTGTAAAACTTTTATATCTAGCGTTTGATTTAGTAATACTTAAGTTGGATCTGAATGTTAAGCCTTTTGCCAATTGGATGCTCGCATACGGATTGACAACAAGGACATTGACCGGATTGTTGATGTCGATGCGCATCAGTTCGGCAACAGGGTTAATGATATCACCGTAATCGCCCGGGAATGGCCCTGGTAGACCGGCGAAGCTTCCGTCTGCATTGTAAGGGGTTCCATTGGTTGGATAATAAATGGCAGACAATAGCGCTCCTGTATAATCGCTACTCGTATTGGCGCCATTTCCATTGGTACTGCTGTAGGATAAGTTTTCACCAACTTTCAACCAAGGGGTGAGTTGATGTTCTGAATTTATCCGGAAATTATAGCGCTTGGTTTTCGTATTTAGGACAATACCTT
The Sphingobacterium multivorum genome window above contains:
- a CDS encoding aminopeptidase P family protein, producing MKHIEKLAAIREAMKVQGIDGYIIPSSDPHISEYLPERYKCIAWASGFTGSAGTLAITQDFAGLWTDSRYFVQAAEQLAGTGFELVKLKVQGAAEYADWLGEQLGAGAKVAFDGNLASLLVAQSVQHTLEPLEIKVDGHVDLLSSLWEGRPALPKAQAYLLGENITGQSTVSKIEAVRAEMKKNRTEAHLISSLDDLAWLLNIRGQDVPCNPVVLGFVFITPENATLYIEPSKLTTQATEELKGYGVSVSAYEDIFKAIPSLDVASILIDPKRTCFAVYDSIPKQVKIVEKINPSTSLKAIKNKVEVENNRHTFVKDGIALTRFFKWLEENVSSGELSELSIAEKLRGFRESQDGFVDVSFTTIAGYLDHGALPHYSANEKSNYILQPKGLLLVDSGGQYTTGTTDITRVVTLGGLTQEEKEDYTLVLKGTIEGSQAIFPTGTRGYQIDAITRRPLWETLRNYGHGTGHGVGFFLNVHEGPQVFNAAAIDVAVEPGMITSIEPGLYRVGKHGIRIENLVLTRKAGSSEFGDFLDFETLTICYIATDLIEKSLLDKKHIAWLNNYNQWVFDQLSTHLTAEEKNWLADKCQAI
- a CDS encoding response regulator, yielding MTPETKRTIILIDDNAILRTIFAHMLQGFTEYEIDFHSFQNALDALDFLDNNDLSQSLMPAILFVDINMPFMTGWELMDVLENRTDFIKQTNIFIVSSSTSKNDQEQLANYPFISGFILKPFGKESIYEILKKPD
- a CDS encoding sensor histidine kinase gives rise to the protein MLFDQTVNTRLEGTITTTDDGTILLFNKRAQELLDLDSTADTYKIHQLITFYRADDLSVLSPSETPFFTALSKNQDQNEIILGRKKDQEFKWYQFDVHVMIEDNKKGLLISLIDVSKLVNKNRVLEDKQHQLQLLVASLNDLVFEVTDAGVFKNYWTNNPDLLFYSPEEFLNKSLTELFPPDLAIPTVQLIQNSLKLDRELKMDFQSNLNEHKDKWYRLQIKPIHRAQNRVALVISDITKQVESNEKSKFNEHKFNQAFYLSGLGISLTSLEGYSIESNNMLTKILGYSHEEMSKTKFTDRTHPDDINKDVELREKLVRGEIDAFTLQKRYIHKLGHFVWCSVTVAAVFDNTNTAQFLIVQVQDISESKKNIEILKRQKIESDLVKIDLETKIRQLEEFANILAHDLKGPLSNIQMLIAEIKLTHDEKIKADFMNLLHTSSDDLTETLHNLDGILDIKSNNSLIYEQCNFLDIFKKVQQQFMEEIQQKNAIISIEFNVKDIYYPKIYLESIFSNLISNALRFTATDRAPKIEIHTHQEQEGTLLTVKDNGLGINLPKYKSELFMFKKVFHRGFESKGVGLFLIRYQIESLGGKIDVQSKIDSGSTFYVKFLEKAYTDPLIQL
- a CDS encoding alpha-L-fucosidase yields the protein MIPSIKRLLILSLLLFSISAKLFAQTSEKASWFKDARFGMFIHWGLYSAAEGMWKGEPLRYMNNYAEWLRYRNRVSKEEYGTLAKRFDWSKIDPEQWVLLAKEAGMKYIIITAKHHDGVALWDTKVGHYSLPQLSGSNRDVIKDIAVACRKHGMKLGFYYSHWIDWEHPYGWNHQQELSGHVTDAQYNQYWQEKVIPQLRELMTNYGDIALIWFDMWIPYQKSIIKKEQLLQVVKLIRELQPNCLINSRLGLPTDAENVDFETLGDNQFGSNYINHPWETPGTIAHSWGYNGQENEWKSTSQIFQSLISNVSLNGGFTLNIGPRANGTVPYESVSRLHEVGNWLNTYGEGIYGSTGLDLKNNQFDWGYLTTKKEGQKTVVYAHVFNWPLDHTLRITGIKSTPEQVSLMKGSVSTALKFDQSLSLIHIQLPDAQPDHYVSEVKLTFNGPVELDKNTVSESTFGGFSLKSTNSLNQGLKIVRYNGKNPTHAILTGDTKIDWEVTIPEAGVYSLDFSAHNPNKENSVFEVSTTNQRLEGSFAPTNKMVVEPNENNYTEEFVENRIGKFKFDKPGKYIITFNSKQVQPLWFNWMWLEKIKN
- a CDS encoding alkaline phosphatase, which encodes MVKNTKLMWLLFAGLSIQSVSAQQKLTANAGHSHNDYKQQIPLLEAYYAGMGSIEADVFYRNGELYVAHESSEIKPGKTLKKLYIDPLIAFFKENGNKPYAKPEQTLQLVIDIKENYEQVLSKLLADLKGNESVFDQQKNPSAIKIVVSGEIPPPEKFDNYPSMIYFDGRPEKDYTPAQLKHIGMISQDIKQYSVWNGKGTPTPPDLEKMKSVIDKAHKLGKPFRFWATKDSPNSWKELGHMGVDWINTDHPTALKNFYLNNAKVEYANPKAYIPYQPTYKNDGATSKVKNVILLIGDGMGLAQIQAGLSANFGQSNIINMKHIGLSRTEASNSDFTDSAAGGTALATGHKTNNRYIGVDADGKLLSAIPDTLAQHGIKSGIISAGDITDATPAAFYAHQIDRTMSQEIAADFKNSHVDILVGSRRESFLNNKDNTLMKQLTAKGYQLQQNLGDFEKATSGKQLVLLADSATRRILDGRGEMLKTSLSKTIELLSKNKNGFFIMAEGAQIDYGAHANDLPYVVTEQHDFDRLVGEALKFADQDGETLVIVTADHETGGLSLLDANYKKGTVRGNFSSDDHTNIMVPVFAYGPGAQNFIGIYNNTAVFKKIIQAFNLK
- a CDS encoding RagB/SusD family nutrient uptake outer membrane protein, with product MKTNIKYLAIAALAFFASCNKQLDITPEGSPSAQNFWKTEQDAIKAEAGMYEKYNEEDYYGRGMFWFINASDDMVTGRNKPEADNIKNFNRNYIGGGYTESQWSMRYAIIKRANDIIVNVPNISMDEARKKQIIGDAYFNAGLVYFQLAANYGNDKAGVPIVTPETDASVPVARANNVNENYDYIISLLLKAADNLPYFSEMKDTDYGKAHKTAAWAYLSKVYLYKKDYTNAAKYADMVISSGKHELLTNFVDVFKAANNWSKEYIWSVVCTPNGGGTGWGSKLPGVMLTNKAWGIYNGWGYYLPTKELYDSFETGDLRREATILKPGDKFQFFGAERTFTKDGGATSNYQFKKYMEPFSYANPIPTHVNPNGDNGTTDLNVPLMRYAEVLLIKAEAAINLNGAGAGDTELNKIRKRAGLIAKSGMTLVDLKRERRNELAGEWADRHRDLVRWGDAQATYAKPLHDFDGAVIWPARNFNPQVHDVWAVPQREIDNSSGVIKQNAGW